A region from the Cryptosporangium arvum DSM 44712 genome encodes:
- a CDS encoding biotin carboxylase N-terminal domain-containing protein, which yields MFRTVLVANRGEIAVRVIRTLRRLGVRSVAVHTDVDAEARHVAEADTAVALGPARAYLDIAAIVAAAQRTGAEAVHPGYGFLAENAEFAAALADAGIVFLGPPPKAIEVMGDKIAAKNAVAQFGVPVVPGIARPGLTDDELIAAAPGIGFPVLVKPSAGGGGKGMHRVDDAAGLPGALVTARREARAGFGDDTLFLERFVSRPRHIEVQVLADQHGHVVHLGERECSLQRRHQKVIEEAPSPLLDAATRATIGAAAVATARSVDYVGVGTVEFLVSDERPDEFFFMEMNTRLQVEHPVTEEVTGLDLVELQLRVGAGEQLPFTQDDVVLTGHSIEARVYAEDPGLGFLPTGGRVLDLAEPDGDGIRVDSGLRLSTTVSSDYDPMLAKIIASGPDRSTALQRLDTALAATAVLGVTTNVEFLRFLLADPDVAAGRLDTALLDRRLPEFTPAAPDDGTVVAAAASRWLAAWAAASDDPWTQPSGWRLGAPAATVTRWRVGDRTVEVRLTGTPDGGSVVVDGGAPRAVVAWSDRTTLVLGLDGERRRYRVAADGDTTWIAAAGGVTAALRLLGPRPARPDAAAEATAELASPMPGAIIAVHAADGDPVTAGAPVVVVEAMKMEHVLTAPADGTLRLAVALGDRVSVGQVLARVEAEGDAGGDAGAGVGTKASDPT from the coding sequence ATGTTCCGCACCGTGTTGGTGGCCAACCGCGGCGAGATCGCCGTCCGGGTGATCCGTACGTTGCGCCGGCTCGGCGTCCGTTCGGTGGCCGTGCACACCGATGTCGACGCCGAGGCGCGGCACGTCGCCGAGGCGGACACCGCGGTGGCCCTCGGCCCGGCCCGCGCCTACCTGGACATCGCCGCGATCGTGGCGGCGGCCCAGCGGACCGGCGCCGAGGCCGTCCACCCCGGCTACGGGTTCCTGGCCGAGAACGCCGAGTTCGCGGCGGCGCTCGCCGACGCCGGAATCGTGTTCCTCGGCCCGCCGCCGAAGGCGATCGAGGTGATGGGCGACAAGATCGCGGCGAAGAACGCGGTCGCGCAGTTCGGCGTGCCGGTAGTGCCGGGCATCGCGCGGCCCGGGCTCACCGACGACGAGCTGATCGCCGCGGCGCCGGGCATCGGGTTCCCGGTGCTGGTCAAGCCCTCGGCCGGCGGCGGCGGGAAGGGCATGCACCGCGTCGACGACGCCGCCGGGCTACCGGGCGCGCTCGTCACCGCCCGTCGCGAGGCCCGGGCCGGCTTCGGCGACGACACCCTGTTCCTGGAGCGGTTCGTGTCCCGGCCGCGCCACATCGAGGTGCAGGTGCTCGCCGACCAGCACGGGCACGTCGTCCACCTGGGTGAGCGCGAGTGCAGCCTGCAGCGCCGCCACCAGAAGGTGATCGAGGAAGCGCCCTCGCCGCTGCTGGACGCCGCCACCAGGGCGACGATCGGTGCCGCCGCGGTGGCCACCGCACGCAGCGTCGACTACGTCGGCGTCGGCACGGTGGAGTTCCTGGTCTCCGACGAGCGTCCGGACGAGTTCTTCTTCATGGAGATGAACACCCGCCTGCAGGTCGAACACCCGGTGACCGAGGAGGTCACCGGGCTGGACCTGGTGGAGCTGCAGCTCCGGGTCGGCGCCGGGGAGCAGCTGCCGTTCACCCAGGACGACGTCGTGCTCACCGGGCACTCGATCGAGGCCCGGGTCTACGCCGAGGACCCCGGGCTCGGGTTCCTGCCGACCGGTGGCCGCGTCCTCGACCTGGCCGAACCGGACGGCGACGGGATAAGGGTCGACTCCGGGTTGAGACTCTCGACCACCGTGAGCAGCGACTACGACCCGATGCTGGCGAAGATCATCGCGTCCGGGCCGGATCGCAGCACCGCGCTCCAGCGGCTCGACACGGCGCTCGCGGCCACCGCCGTGCTCGGCGTCACCACGAACGTCGAATTCCTGCGTTTCCTGCTGGCCGACCCCGACGTCGCGGCCGGGCGCCTCGACACCGCCCTGCTCGACCGGCGGCTGCCGGAATTCACCCCGGCCGCCCCGGACGACGGGACGGTCGTGGCCGCGGCCGCCTCCCGGTGGCTCGCGGCGTGGGCGGCGGCGAGCGACGATCCGTGGACGCAGCCGTCGGGATGGCGGCTCGGGGCACCGGCCGCCACCGTCACGCGGTGGCGGGTGGGTGACCGCACGGTCGAGGTCCGGCTGACCGGGACGCCGGACGGCGGCTCGGTGGTGGTGGACGGCGGTGCTCCGCGGGCCGTGGTGGCGTGGTCCGACCGGACGACGCTGGTACTGGGCCTCGACGGGGAGCGCCGGCGCTACCGGGTCGCCGCCGACGGTGACACCACCTGGATCGCGGCGGCCGGGGGCGTCACGGCCGCACTCCGGCTCCTGGGCCCCCGCCCGGCCCGGCCCGACGCGGCCGCCGAGGCCACAGCCGAACTCGCCAGCCCGATGCCGGGCGCGATCATCGCCGTGCACGCCGCCGACGGCGACCCGGTCACGGCCGGCGCCCCGGTCGTCGTCGTCGAGGCGATGAAGATGGAACACGTGCTCACCGCGCCGGCCGACGGCACGCTGCGCCTGGCCGTGGCGCTGGGCGACCGGGTGAGCGTCGGCCAGGTGCTGGCCCGGGTCGAGGCCGAGGGCGACGCCGGGGGTGACGCCGGGGCCGGCGTCGGAACGAAAGCGAGCGACCCGACGTGA
- a CDS encoding DoxX family protein — protein MSVAYVTVTVLTALINGTAAITYLIGHDYPKAMVTMKRLPLGWMPLLGSLLAAGAVGLLVGFAVPWIGTLAAAGLVLYFAGALVAHLRVGSRKLTGWAVFTALAVASLVLRVPGGGLGF, from the coding sequence ATGTCCGTCGCCTACGTCACGGTGACCGTTCTCACCGCGCTCATCAACGGCACCGCCGCGATCACGTACCTGATCGGCCACGACTACCCGAAAGCCATGGTGACGATGAAGCGGCTCCCGCTGGGGTGGATGCCGCTCCTCGGTTCGCTGCTGGCGGCGGGCGCCGTCGGGCTCCTCGTCGGGTTCGCGGTGCCGTGGATCGGCACGCTGGCCGCCGCCGGCCTCGTGCTGTATTTCGCCGGCGCCCTGGTCGCCCACCTCCGGGTCGGGTCGCGAAAGCTCACCGGCTGGGCGGTGTTCACCGCCCTGGCCGTGGCGAGCCTCGTGTTACGCGTTCCGGGCGGCGGCCTCGGCTTCTAG
- a CDS encoding TetR/AcrR family transcriptional regulator: MPRTPGPLTPAPLASGTLVRRTQRDADRDRARIMETAREVFAVYGLDVTLEDIASFGGLSVRTVRRAFPTRDELIEVLFEQALGDLATAAEKATEHPDALLGFLGFLSESAQMQERNSGLRMLLRGESTGTQAAETARTRLLPGLTRLVERARESGVVPAEMQPTDLPALQFVLSNMSEYAENVEPELWQRYLAILLDGMQLPNADCGPGALPGGRLALE, translated from the coding sequence GTGCCTCGCACGCCCGGGCCCCTCACGCCCGCGCCCCTCGCCTCCGGAACGCTGGTCCGCCGCACGCAGCGCGACGCCGACCGTGACCGCGCCCGCATCATGGAGACGGCCCGCGAGGTGTTCGCCGTCTACGGGCTCGACGTCACCCTCGAGGACATCGCCAGCTTCGGCGGTCTGAGCGTCCGCACCGTGCGCCGCGCGTTCCCCACCCGCGACGAGCTGATCGAGGTGCTGTTCGAGCAGGCGCTCGGCGACCTCGCGACCGCGGCCGAGAAGGCGACCGAACACCCCGACGCACTGCTGGGCTTCCTGGGCTTTCTCAGCGAGTCGGCGCAGATGCAGGAGCGCAACTCCGGGCTCCGGATGTTGCTGCGCGGCGAATCCACCGGCACGCAGGCCGCCGAGACCGCGCGCACCCGCCTCCTGCCCGGCCTGACGCGCCTGGTCGAGCGGGCGCGGGAATCGGGCGTCGTCCCGGCCGAGATGCAGCCCACCGATCTGCCCGCGCTGCAGTTCGTGCTGAGCAACATGAGCGAGTACGCCGAGAACGTCGAGCCCGAGCTGTGGCAGCGCTACCTGGCCATTCTGCTCGACGGTATGCAGCTTCCGAACGCCGACTGCGGGCCCGGCGCGCTGCCGGGCGGTCGACTCGCGCTGGAATGA
- a CDS encoding MFS transporter, producing the protein MTTTAEAPIGRREQLVLAVVSAATLLTLADYTAPAVVLPTLAAELHATATAQVWVLNGITFGLAVLLLSAGSVADDYGRRRVFVGGVAGLSLAMVASALAPTAWVFVGARVVQGVAGAAILTAGPGLVADAFPPGPHRIRAAATWGSMIGLGIAIGPLLAVAGGHVGGWRTFYWGAAAVGLVLAVASRPVLRESRAERPRPIDWLGVVLLGAALAALLVGVTNGRTGWLRAATVLPIVLALVLFGLFALRETRAGQPMIDLTLFRRPPFLLATLGALATGVAVIGPMTFLPTALQRGSGWTSAHTAVLAFVWAFTIFLVGLAARRMRATEHGGLELGAGFVLSAAGSVLALLTVGHAWGWMLPGMAVAGIGAGLINATLPRLAVGTVPPDRSAMGSGANNTARYVGSALGVAVTASLAPARPAEALVVGVVLCAVAALALTPLTVRTRVLVPA; encoded by the coding sequence GTGACGACGACAGCGGAAGCGCCGATCGGGCGCCGGGAACAACTGGTTCTCGCGGTGGTGAGCGCCGCGACCCTGCTCACGCTCGCTGACTACACCGCACCGGCGGTGGTGCTCCCGACGCTGGCCGCGGAGCTGCACGCGACCGCGACGGCCCAGGTCTGGGTGCTCAACGGCATCACGTTCGGGCTCGCCGTGCTCCTGCTCTCGGCGGGGAGCGTCGCCGACGACTACGGGCGGCGCCGGGTGTTCGTGGGTGGCGTGGCCGGGCTCTCGCTCGCGATGGTGGCGAGCGCGCTGGCGCCGACGGCCTGGGTGTTCGTCGGGGCGCGGGTCGTCCAGGGTGTCGCCGGCGCGGCCATCCTCACCGCCGGGCCGGGCCTGGTGGCCGACGCGTTCCCGCCCGGGCCGCACCGGATCCGGGCGGCCGCCACCTGGGGGTCGATGATCGGGCTGGGCATCGCGATCGGCCCGCTGCTCGCGGTGGCCGGTGGCCACGTCGGCGGCTGGCGGACGTTCTACTGGGGCGCCGCCGCGGTCGGGCTCGTGCTGGCGGTGGCTTCGCGGCCGGTGCTGCGCGAGTCCCGGGCGGAGCGGCCCCGGCCGATCGACTGGCTCGGCGTCGTCCTGCTGGGCGCGGCGCTGGCGGCGTTGCTGGTGGGAGTCACGAACGGGCGCACCGGCTGGCTAAGGGCGGCGACCGTCCTGCCGATCGTCCTCGCGCTCGTGCTCTTCGGGTTGTTCGCGCTGCGCGAGACGCGGGCCGGTCAGCCGATGATCGACCTGACCCTGTTCCGGCGTCCGCCGTTCCTGCTGGCGACGCTGGGCGCGCTGGCGACCGGCGTGGCGGTGATCGGACCGATGACGTTCCTGCCGACCGCGCTGCAGCGGGGGAGCGGGTGGACGTCCGCGCACACCGCGGTGCTGGCGTTCGTCTGGGCGTTCACGATCTTCCTGGTGGGGCTGGCCGCGCGGCGGATGCGCGCCACCGAACACGGCGGGCTCGAGTTGGGCGCGGGGTTCGTGCTCTCGGCCGCAGGCAGCGTGCTGGCGCTGCTGACCGTCGGGCACGCCTGGGGCTGGATGCTGCCCGGGATGGCGGTCGCCGGGATCGGCGCCGGGCTGATCAACGCGACGCTGCCCCGGCTGGCGGTGGGCACGGTGCCGCCCGACCGCAGCGCGATGGGCTCGGGGGCGAACAACACCGCCCGCTATGTCGGTTCGGCGCTCGGCGTCGCGGTCACCGCGTCGCTGGCACCGGCCCGCCCGGCCGAGGCGCTGGTGGTGGGCGTGGTGCTCTGCGCCGTGGCCGCGCTGGCCCTGACGCCCCTGACCGTGCGCACCCGGGTTCTCGTGCCGGCGTAA
- a CDS encoding winged helix-turn-helix transcriptional regulator — protein sequence MGLGKDYSGQNCTFARTLEILGERWTLLVIRDAFYGVRRFGDFLAHLDAPRAVLSDRLDTLVTAGVLARRRYQDSPPRDEYVLTDAGVELWPVLFQLTAWGTRHLDSPQSLRVFRHVGCGGQLSGFTTCEACGQVVGPADVQVEPGPDTRSLRTDRVSLALREPHRILQPLQLG from the coding sequence GTGGGACTCGGTAAGGACTACTCCGGCCAGAACTGCACGTTCGCCCGCACGCTGGAAATCCTCGGCGAACGCTGGACGCTGCTCGTGATCCGCGACGCGTTCTACGGCGTCCGCCGCTTCGGGGACTTCCTCGCGCACCTCGACGCACCCCGCGCCGTGCTGTCCGACCGGCTCGACACGCTCGTCACCGCGGGCGTGCTGGCCCGCCGGCGCTACCAGGACTCACCGCCGCGCGACGAGTACGTGCTCACCGACGCCGGCGTCGAACTCTGGCCGGTGCTGTTCCAGCTGACCGCCTGGGGAACCCGGCACCTGGATTCGCCCCAGTCGTTGCGTGTCTTCCGTCACGTCGGCTGCGGGGGTCAGCTCTCCGGATTCACCACCTGCGAGGCGTGCGGTCAGGTCGTCGGCCCGGCCGACGTCCAGGTCGAACCCGGGCCCGACACCCGGTCCCTGCGTACCGACCGGGTCAGCCTGGCCCTGCGCGAGCCACACCGAATCCTCCAGCCGCTTCAACTCGGGTGA
- the ctaD gene encoding cytochrome c oxidase subunit I, whose amino-acid sequence MTTEAERTTPEQLAPEPIVVRPWPVRESVRGSALGRIIRTTDAKQIGILYLVTSFFYFAAAGIMALLMRAELARPGLQFLSNEQYNQLFTMHGSIMLLLFGTPLGFAFANFLVPLQIGAPDVSFPRLNAFAYWAFALGGLMVLAGFLTPGGAADFGWFAYAPLNDVTNSPGAGTDLWIMGFVLSGLGTILGAVNIVTTILTMRAPGMTMFRMPIFTWNMLVTSLLVLMVFPILAAAFLALMADRHLGGHVYDASTGGPILWQHLFWFFGHPEVYILALPFFGIITEVIPAFSRKPLFGYKGMVAATLGIAALSMTVWAHHMFVTGAVLLPFFSFLSYLIAVPTGIKFFNWIGTMWRGQLTFETPMLFSIGFLVTFLFGGLTGVLLASPPVDFHVSDTYFVVAHFHYVLFGTIVFAAFAGIYFWFPKMTGRMLDERLGKLHFWLTFIGFHTTFLVQHWLGNEGMPRRYADYLASDGWTTLNTISTIGAFVLGISTLPILWNIWKSYKLGRVVNVDDPWGFGGSLEWATSCPPPRHNFTQLPRIRSERPAFDAAYPHLAPWAQKEAEQPSVHA is encoded by the coding sequence ATGACCACCGAGGCGGAGCGCACCACACCGGAACAACTGGCTCCGGAGCCGATCGTCGTGCGGCCCTGGCCGGTACGCGAATCGGTCCGGGGTAGCGCGCTGGGCCGGATCATCCGCACCACCGACGCGAAACAGATCGGCATTCTCTATCTGGTCACGTCGTTCTTCTATTTCGCCGCGGCCGGCATCATGGCACTGCTCATGCGGGCCGAGCTCGCCCGCCCCGGGCTGCAGTTCCTCTCCAACGAGCAGTACAACCAGCTGTTCACGATGCACGGCTCGATCATGCTGCTGCTCTTCGGGACACCGCTGGGCTTCGCGTTCGCCAACTTCCTGGTGCCGCTGCAGATCGGCGCGCCCGACGTGTCGTTCCCGCGGTTGAACGCGTTCGCCTACTGGGCGTTCGCGCTCGGCGGCCTGATGGTGCTGGCGGGATTCCTCACCCCGGGCGGCGCCGCGGACTTCGGCTGGTTCGCCTACGCCCCGCTCAACGACGTGACGAACTCCCCCGGCGCCGGTACCGACCTGTGGATCATGGGCTTCGTCCTGTCGGGGCTCGGCACCATCCTGGGTGCCGTGAACATCGTGACGACGATCCTGACCATGCGCGCCCCGGGCATGACGATGTTCCGGATGCCGATCTTCACCTGGAACATGCTGGTCACCAGCCTGCTGGTGCTGATGGTCTTCCCGATCCTGGCGGCGGCGTTCCTGGCGCTGATGGCCGACCGGCACCTGGGTGGCCACGTCTACGACGCGTCCACCGGCGGCCCGATCCTCTGGCAGCACCTGTTCTGGTTCTTCGGCCATCCCGAGGTCTACATCCTCGCGTTGCCGTTCTTCGGCATCATCACCGAGGTCATTCCGGCGTTCAGCCGGAAACCGCTGTTCGGCTACAAGGGAATGGTGGCCGCGACGCTCGGCATCGCGGCCCTGTCGATGACCGTGTGGGCCCACCACATGTTCGTCACCGGTGCGGTGTTGCTGCCGTTCTTCAGCTTCCTGTCGTATTTGATCGCGGTGCCCACCGGGATCAAGTTCTTCAACTGGATCGGCACGATGTGGCGGGGCCAGCTGACGTTCGAGACGCCGATGTTGTTCTCGATCGGCTTCCTCGTCACGTTCCTGTTCGGCGGCCTCACCGGTGTTCTCCTGGCCAGTCCCCCGGTCGATTTCCACGTTTCCGATACGTACTTCGTCGTCGCGCATTTCCACTACGTGCTGTTCGGCACGATCGTGTTCGCCGCGTTCGCCGGGATCTACTTCTGGTTCCCGAAGATGACCGGCCGGATGCTCGACGAGCGCCTCGGCAAGCTGCACTTCTGGCTGACGTTCATCGGATTCCACACCACGTTCCTGGTGCAGCACTGGCTCGGTAACGAGGGCATGCCCCGCCGGTACGCCGACTACCTGGCCAGCGACGGCTGGACGACGCTGAACACGATCTCGACGATCGGCGCGTTCGTCCTCGGCATCTCGACGCTGCCGATCCTGTGGAACATCTGGAAGTCGTACAAGCTCGGCCGGGTGGTGAACGTCGACGACCCGTGGGGCTTCGGCGGTTCGCTGGAGTGGGCGACGTCGTGCCCGCCGCCGCGGCACAACTTCACCCAGCTGCCGCGTATCCGCTCCGAGCGCCCCGCGTTCGACGCCGCCTATCCCCACCTCGCGCCCTGGGCCCAGAAGGAGGCCGAGCAGCCCAGCGTCCACGCCTGA
- a CDS encoding carboxyl transferase domain-containing protein — translation MTAAHQELVAELHEKLATTARGGSEGARTRHVERGKLLPRDRVDTLLDPGSPFLELSPLAANGLYGDESPGAGLITGVGRVSGRECVVVANDATVKGGTYYPMTVKKHLRAQEIALDNHLPCVYLVDSGGAFLPRQDEVFPDREHFGRIFYNQATLSARGIPQIAAVLGSCTAGGAYVPAMADETVIVREQGTIFLGGPPLVKAATGEVVSAEDLGGGELHAKTSGVVDHLADDDTDALRIVRNIVGTLAPPAAAPWERRPAGKAADQRALYDIVPTDPRIPYDVHAVIGTLVDGGEFSEFKARYGPTLVTGFAHLHGHPVGIVANNGVLFAESALKGAHFIELCDQRGIPLLFLQNITGFMVGREYEAGGIAKHGAKMVTAVACARVPKLTVVIGGSFGAGNYAMCGRAYSPRFLFLWPNARISVMGGEQAAQVLGTVGTVDPDEIRAQYETQGNPYYATARLWDDGVIDPARTRDVLGLALGVCSRAPLAPVSYGIFRM, via the coding sequence ATGACGGCAGCACATCAGGAACTGGTCGCCGAGCTGCACGAGAAGCTCGCCACCACCGCGCGGGGCGGTTCCGAGGGGGCACGCACGCGTCACGTCGAGCGCGGCAAGCTGCTCCCCCGCGACCGGGTCGACACCCTGCTCGACCCGGGCAGCCCGTTCCTCGAGCTCTCCCCGCTGGCCGCGAACGGCCTCTACGGCGACGAGTCACCCGGCGCCGGGCTGATCACCGGGGTCGGACGGGTGTCGGGTCGCGAGTGCGTCGTGGTCGCCAACGACGCCACGGTCAAGGGCGGCACGTACTACCCGATGACCGTGAAGAAGCATCTCCGGGCCCAGGAGATCGCGCTCGACAACCACCTGCCGTGCGTCTACCTCGTCGACTCCGGCGGCGCGTTCCTCCCCCGGCAGGACGAGGTGTTCCCCGACCGCGAGCACTTCGGCCGGATCTTCTACAACCAGGCGACGCTCTCGGCCCGGGGCATCCCGCAGATCGCCGCGGTGCTCGGCTCCTGCACCGCCGGCGGCGCCTACGTGCCCGCGATGGCCGACGAGACCGTGATCGTGCGTGAGCAGGGCACGATCTTCCTCGGCGGGCCGCCGCTGGTGAAGGCCGCGACCGGTGAGGTGGTCAGCGCCGAGGACCTGGGCGGCGGCGAGCTGCACGCCAAGACGTCCGGCGTCGTCGACCACCTGGCCGACGACGACACCGACGCGCTGCGCATCGTCCGGAACATCGTCGGCACGCTGGCGCCTCCGGCGGCGGCCCCCTGGGAACGCCGGCCGGCCGGGAAGGCCGCCGACCAGCGCGCCCTCTACGACATCGTGCCCACCGACCCACGCATCCCCTACGACGTGCACGCGGTGATCGGGACGCTCGTCGACGGCGGCGAGTTCTCCGAGTTCAAGGCCCGCTACGGCCCCACGCTCGTCACCGGATTCGCGCACCTGCACGGGCACCCCGTCGGGATCGTCGCGAACAACGGCGTGCTGTTCGCGGAGTCCGCGCTCAAGGGCGCGCACTTCATCGAGCTCTGCGACCAGCGCGGCATCCCGCTGCTGTTCCTGCAGAACATCACCGGGTTCATGGTGGGGCGCGAGTACGAGGCCGGCGGTATCGCCAAGCACGGCGCGAAGATGGTCACGGCGGTGGCGTGCGCACGGGTGCCGAAGCTCACGGTGGTGATCGGCGGTTCGTTCGGCGCCGGCAACTACGCGATGTGCGGGCGGGCCTACTCGCCCCGGTTCCTGTTCCTCTGGCCCAACGCCCGGATCTCGGTGATGGGCGGCGAGCAGGCCGCCCAGGTGCTCGGCACCGTCGGCACCGTCGACCCGGACGAGATCCGCGCCCAGTACGAGACCCAGGGCAACCCGTACTACGCCACGGCCCGCCTGTGGGACGACGGCGTGATCGACCCGGCACGCACCCGGGACGTCCTCGGCCTCGCGCTGGGCGTCTGCTCCCGGGCGCCGCTGGCCCCCGTTTCCTACGGCATCTTCCGGATGTGA
- a CDS encoding MarR family winged helix-turn-helix transcriptional regulator, with amino-acid sequence MTVASDPLALDRQVCFALVVASRTVNAIYRPLLEPMGLTHPQYLVMLALWERAPRSVRELSDVLQLDPGTLSPLLKRLESAGYVRRERDQRDERMLAVTLTGSGAALRARAELIPPAIVAELGMDLTELEQLHASLTRVIAAARTAQSDA; translated from the coding sequence ATGACCGTCGCCTCGGATCCGCTCGCGCTGGACCGTCAGGTGTGCTTCGCGCTCGTCGTGGCGTCGCGCACCGTCAACGCGATCTACCGGCCGCTGCTGGAACCGATGGGGCTGACGCACCCCCAATACCTGGTGATGCTCGCGCTCTGGGAGCGGGCGCCGCGCTCGGTGCGTGAGCTCAGCGACGTGTTGCAGCTCGACCCCGGCACGCTGTCGCCGCTGCTCAAGCGGCTGGAGAGCGCCGGATACGTGCGCCGCGAGCGCGACCAGCGCGACGAGCGGATGCTCGCGGTGACGCTCACCGGCTCCGGCGCGGCCCTGCGGGCCAGGGCCGAGCTCATCCCGCCCGCGATCGTGGCGGAGCTCGGCATGGACCTCACCGAGCTCGAGCAACTCCACGCCTCGCTGACCCGCGTGATCGCCGCCGCCCGCACCGCACAATCCGACGCCTAG
- a CDS encoding AMP-binding protein — protein sequence MPKLPSYSSGTSAVALLGDTIGANLDRTAARVGDHEALVECATGRRFSYPQLLAEVDACALGLAALGVRKGDRVGIWAPNCAEWVFVQYGTAKLGAILVNINPAYRTHELAFVLKQAGISVLVAAPEFKTSDYRAMVGEVGDDCPDLTTTIFLGDPAWDALLAAGRAGDPSTLPDDLDPDDPINIQYTSGTTGFPKGATLTHHNLLNNGFFVGEGCGYTEADRVCIPVPYYHCFGMGMGNLGATSHGATMVIPAPGFDPAATLKAVQDERCTSLYGVPTMFIAELGLPDFATYDLSSLRTGIMAGSPCPVEVMKRVVSEMGMTEVTICYGMTETSPVSTQTGADDSLDRRTSTVGRVHPHLEIKVVDPATGRTVARGETGEFCTRGYSVMRGYWNEPTKTAEVLDPAGWMHTGDLATMDDEGYVNIVGRIKDMVIRGGENVYPREVEEFLYTHPDVVDAQVIGVPDARFGEELMAWVRLRPDAEPLTAESLRAYCTGKLAHFKIPRYVKIVESFPMTVTGKIRKVEMRETAVTELGLEAEAAARNA from the coding sequence ATGCCGAAATTACCGTCCTACTCCAGCGGCACGTCCGCGGTCGCGCTGCTCGGCGACACGATCGGCGCGAACCTCGACCGCACCGCCGCGCGTGTCGGCGATCACGAAGCGTTGGTGGAGTGTGCCACCGGGCGTCGGTTCAGCTACCCGCAGCTGCTGGCCGAGGTCGACGCGTGCGCGCTCGGATTGGCCGCGCTCGGCGTCCGGAAAGGCGACCGGGTGGGCATCTGGGCGCCCAACTGCGCGGAGTGGGTGTTCGTGCAGTACGGCACCGCGAAGCTCGGGGCGATCCTGGTGAACATCAACCCCGCCTACCGCACCCACGAACTCGCGTTCGTACTCAAACAAGCGGGAATTTCCGTCCTCGTCGCGGCGCCGGAATTCAAGACCAGCGACTACCGCGCGATGGTCGGCGAGGTCGGCGACGACTGCCCGGACCTGACGACGACGATCTTCCTCGGCGACCCGGCCTGGGACGCGCTGCTCGCCGCCGGGCGCGCCGGTGATCCGAGCACGCTCCCCGACGACCTCGACCCCGACGACCCGATCAACATCCAGTACACGTCGGGCACCACCGGCTTCCCGAAGGGCGCCACGCTCACCCACCACAACCTGCTCAACAACGGGTTCTTCGTGGGGGAGGGCTGCGGGTACACCGAGGCCGACCGGGTCTGCATCCCGGTGCCCTACTACCACTGCTTCGGCATGGGCATGGGCAACCTCGGAGCGACGTCGCACGGCGCCACGATGGTGATCCCGGCGCCCGGCTTCGACCCCGCCGCGACGTTGAAAGCGGTCCAGGACGAGCGCTGCACGTCGCTCTACGGGGTGCCGACGATGTTCATCGCCGAGCTCGGGCTGCCCGACTTCGCCACCTACGACCTCTCCAGCCTGCGGACCGGCATCATGGCCGGTTCGCCGTGTCCGGTCGAGGTGATGAAGCGGGTCGTGTCGGAGATGGGCATGACCGAGGTCACGATCTGTTACGGCATGACCGAGACGTCGCCGGTCTCCACCCAGACCGGAGCCGACGACAGCCTCGACCGCCGCACGTCGACGGTGGGGCGCGTGCATCCGCACCTCGAGATCAAGGTCGTCGACCCGGCCACCGGGCGCACCGTTGCCCGGGGCGAGACCGGCGAGTTCTGCACGCGCGGGTACTCGGTGATGCGCGGGTACTGGAACGAGCCGACGAAGACCGCCGAGGTGCTGGATCCCGCGGGCTGGATGCACACCGGCGACCTGGCGACGATGGACGACGAGGGCTACGTGAACATCGTCGGGCGGATCAAGGACATGGTGATCCGGGGCGGCGAGAACGTGTACCCGCGGGAGGTCGAGGAGTTCCTCTACACCCATCCCGACGTCGTCGACGCGCAGGTGATCGGCGTGCCGGACGCCCGGTTCGGCGAGGAGCTGATGGCCTGGGTGCGCCTGCGCCCGGACGCCGAGCCGCTCACGGCCGAGTCGCTGCGGGCGTACTGCACGGGCAAGCTCGCGCACTTCAAGATCCCGCGGTACGTGAAGATCGTCGAGAGCTTCCCGATGACCGTGACCGGCAAGATCCGCAAGGTGGAGATGCGCGAGACCGCCGTGACCGAACTGGGCCTAGAAGCCGAGGCCGCCGCCCGGAACGCGTAA